In the genome of Limanda limanda chromosome 15, fLimLim1.1, whole genome shotgun sequence, one region contains:
- the LOC133020185 gene encoding cullin-9 isoform X2, whose amino-acid sequence MVGERRNGNLLVQLGPKLQAYPEELIRQRRTHDSQTEYLIRWCLITIDDGSSSVGGASETSGAGGGSSGVGGSSSSTSGESKPENILMWMSTEDVYANCPTLLGKRKTDTQRPLQLHEKQQGFETADGAQRRGGDEFPADVTFDEVELSDMKEDVKNLVCRARKQMAKKSDFSISITHTIHVLSAYAGIGSLVGVFKETGALNLLMELLCNKETQTRRSAGKMLRALASHDAGSRAYVLLSLSQQDGIEQHMDFDNRYTLLELFAETTSSEEHGISFEGIHLPQIPGKLLFSLVKRYLCVTSLMDKLNTAGTDSSSDRQEASPSTSAGHHTEHLRVQREFDFTMAMANLISELVRVMGWDRNRLLPNGSAHCPGGGVAGEEQVEEASPPVLRSIFQPRFCTSPIALPISSAVAAPAITPPKKKLGNGFKTRSDFACRSAYVEYVQDNLKSGMMVRMLEDYEEVSAGDEGEFRYSNDGSPPVQVYWNSLSRTYWVHWHMVEILGSGSSTQAEKETQEKASSLTETLKLTAVNQTFFSKPPGGLYSLPYLLEGLQAEPAALSRAEWWEIIFFIKKLEAKQQQEMNSILLQSLEEQVTRRQHSNQRKCWETEPLDGDLDDSYLISLYVPGDMAKKLLHYLKQKLPSSCLSDLLCSHAFSKHYLRRGGGRLEDEELLAESSLTSSALGGGAPGSSSSSVMGSVSKKLKKEVPADSEMESELPAEDDSELPDDLELKITVFNNLMVQGKKTALEKMGEVVDVLKKGGSGSDRVQQLAAVLFITRLMEERGVQEKNYMRSESAQTIRDKVLKLLVELVSSSCKDVVISTLRLIHLLMLKYEWRVSFATEGGVKAILTCMQGFSSVTHVQQLALATLKVITGASKHDLRSVGSGLPLSESGTQMMLEIFASIGSATPEGSQGLLGAIPSAIDLMLKTKGCMLSVRNGLLVIIMLISNHKSLAEQLVACEVTTVLKKCLTLSRAETMLAIIALNHISMVHKLESKDDLEQLDFELQMLVVSLKELTATKEVIQTLEQLLCDDASQLEDERTQVTHSRDTYQDLVRLMEQHRADRAVQLSILRILNKILDNYQEDVLPWHESIEPCLSSMTAFVNDREVVQQFVRFLYRLASLNKDYAVVMCRLGMKDALVKALDKHGTNLLLVTELRDLISDCEKYASLYKKMTTSVLAGCIQMVLGQIEEHRRSHQPINIPFFDVFLRNLCQGSSVELKEDKCWEKVEVSSNHHRANKLTDKNPKTYWESNGCTGSHFINVYMHKGVVIRQLAILVASEDSSYMPARVLVLGGDDPTNINTELNIVNVTPSASRVVLLENMTRFWSIIQIRIKRCQQGGIDTRVHGFEVLGPKPTFWPVFKEQLCCRTYLFYSTKAHTWCQEVMDDKTQLLQLFNKLNSALRHEQMFADRFLPDAEAAEALGRTCWEALITPIVHSITQSESSASSPLSWLLSEYLDNTESARRCKSRAAIFNSRVRRLTHLLVHVDTSQMDGEELKPPVKSSLNRSKEQKNGKDGKNKDATSASSSSSSSSAKPKVKSSSSIAGIALCWQGVVKRQVKKFLELNCRHPDFVERYRTLYLRLKNAMEELFGQQTAFVLALRHGFSAALLQLSILRAMHVSERFAQYIDQMIQVGGAASGTVATLERLQQFLEPMLFLSGLELANTFEHFYRYYLGDRLLAQGNVWLETAVINQIGSCFPNRFPQQMLKNLSESSELQQEFHLYRLQQFDCRLQEHDQMTQEWEESEDEADAQVLVLSPRCWAVSSLCFLDQPAKHFSPELCSYLHQFTQFYTHSQSMYGLSHSKPRRLQWTWLGHAELQLGCWTLHVSTLQLFILLQLNQQEEVQVDAMLHATGLSAAMFLHALMPLVSEGGPLICSQLDDPCQGVVSLNQQVASRSLDGVPQSLRLLPAQTYLNVDEDAARSLERKRNYIYCLIVHIMKQEKEMHIDNLVFKVLESCQKQDASRSPGAGRFSCSTSDVLSCIMHVIAKGCVRRNEENPHIVEFLPEDPSTPKKGQAQFCLSRTDLRKDTATAEHQANTRLASGLQPFDDGVLDAVLFSMGRTMTQEEVCQLMQRTVQQVSGTLSLDLDRAEHLLVHCKWNVDLLVQRYTDDPDSLIMAAGIECRNPQPPPSPASTCPVCLGPCSPPTELVPSLSCMHYCCKSCWQEYLTARIEQNLVMNCNCPITDCQAQPTSQFFLSILTDKDTVAKYEKAMLRVYVECCSNLTWCTNPLGCDQILCTENMGSMGTCSKCRWSSCFSCNFPEAHYPSSCSHMSQWMDDGGFYEGMSSEAQSKHLAKLISKRCPSCQAPIEKNEGCLHMTCAKCNHGFCWRCLKPWKPTHKDYYNCSAMVSKAARQEKKFQDYNERCTFHHQAKDFAVNLENKVSSINEALQIKSLTFVIDACKVLAQARKVLAYSCVYSYYNQETEKMDVMEQQTEALDLHTNALQILLEETLLQCTDLASCVRLLKPEHLNTGLELIRRIQERLLAILQHSTQDFRVGYQTKSSQELDSTLASNLSNLSNQGDANKVSKSEAVDSDNNNNTGEEGGEDEDDEYDEEFVPEWHEDYDEDDIDEDDFFSDDDESENLERDFSPFD is encoded by the exons ATGGTGGGCGAACGCCGCAATGGGAACCTTCTGGTCCAGCTCGGCCCCAAGTTGCAGGCGTATCCTGAGGAGCTGATCCGCCAGCGCCGAACCCATGATAGCCAAACAGAGTACCTGATCCGTTGGTGCCTCATCACCATCGATGACGGCTCCAGCTCTGTGGGCGGGGCTAGTGAGACAAGTGGGGCGGGTGGTGGCAGCTCTGGAGTGGGCGGGTCCAGCAGCTCCACATCAGGTGAATCCAAACCGGAGAACATCCTGATGTGGATGTCGACAGAGGATGTGTACGCCAACTGCCCCACTCTGCTGGGCAAGAGGAAAACCGAcacacagcgccccctgcagctcCACGAGAAGCAGCAGGGCTTCGAGACCGCAGACGGCGCCCAGAGGAGAGGTGGCGACGAGTTCCCGGCAGACGTCACCTTTGACGAGGTGGAGCTGTCGGACATGAAGGAAGACGTGAAGAACCTGGTGTGTCGGGCAAGGAAGCAGATGGCAAAAAAGAGCGACTTCTCCATCAGCATCACGCACACCATCCACGTGCTGAGCGCCTACGCCGGCATCGGCTCGCTGGTCGGCGTCTTCAAGGAGACGGGCGCCCTCAACCTGCTGATGGAGCTGCTGTGCAACAAGGAGACGCAGACCCGACGCAGCGCCGGGAAGATGCTCCGCGCCCTGGCCTCACACGACGCAG GAAGTCGAGCGTACGTCCTCCTGTCTCTCAGTCAGCAGGACGGCATCGAGCAGCACATGGACTTCGACAACCGCTACACGCTCCTGGAGCTGTTCGCCGAAACCACGTCCTCGGAGGAGCATGGCATCTCCTTCGAGGGGATTCACCTGCCTCAG ATTCCGGGGAAGCTACTCTTCTCTCTGGTGAAGCGTTACCTGTGCGTCACGTCTCTCATGGACAAACTCAACACAGCGGGGACGGATTCGTCctctgacagacaggaagccagcCCCTCCACCAGCGCCGGCCACCACACGGAGCACCTGAGGGTCCAGCGGGAGTTCGACTTCACCATGGCTATGGCCAATCTGATCTCAGAACTGGTCCGAGTGATGGGCTGGGACCGCAACCGCCTGCTCCCCAACGGCTCCGCCCACTGCCCCGGAGGAGGAGTCGCCGGGgaagagcaggtggaggaggcgtCTCCCCCTGTCCTCAGGTCCATCTTCCAGCCTCGATTCTGCACCTCCCCCATCGCTCTCCCCATCAGCTCGGCCGTCGCAGCGCCCGCCATCACACCGCCGAAGAAGAAGTTGGGAAACGGATTCAAAACGCGCTCCGACTTCGCCTGCCGGTCAGCCTACGTGGAGTACGTCCAGGACAACCTGAAGAGCGGCATGATGGTCCGCATGCTGGAGGACTACGAGGAGGTGAGCGCTGGCGATGAAGGAGAATTTCGCTACAGCAATGACGGCTCGCCACCCGTTCAG GTGTACTGGAACTCGCTGTCCAGGACATACTGGGTCCACTGGCACATGGTGGAGATCCtgggcagcggcagcagcactCAGGCCGAGAAAGAAACGCAGGAAAAAGCCTCGTCCCTCACAGAGACGCTCAAACTCACCGCAG TGAATCAGACATTCTTCTCAAAGCCGCCTGGTGGTCTCTACTCGCTGCCGTACCTGTTGGAGGGTCTGCAGGCAGAGCCGGCAGCTCTGAGCCGAGCAGAGTGGTGGGAGATAATCTTCTTCATCAAGAAGCTGGAGgccaagcagcagcaggaaatgaACAGCATCCTGCTGCAGAGCCTTGAGGAGCAGGTAACACGCAGACAACACAGCAATCAGAGAAAATGCTGGGAAACTGAGCCTTTG GATGGAGACCTTGACGACTCGTACCTGATCAGTCTCTATGTCCCTGGAGACATGGCCAAGAAGCTGCTTCACTACCTGAAGCAGAAGCTGCCGTCGTCGTGTCTGAGCGACCTGCTGTGCTCCCACGCCTTCTCCAAACACtatctgaggagaggaggaggacgtctGGAGGATGAAGAGCTGCTGG CTGAAAGCTCTCTGACTTCATCAGCGCTGGGAGGAGGAGCTCCAGGCTCCTCGTCGTCATCAGTCATGGGTTCGGTCTCAAAGAAACTGAAGAAGGAGGTTCCTGCCGATTCAGAGATGGAGAGCGAGCTGCCAGCAGAGGACGACAGCGAGCTCCCTGATGACCTGGAGCTCAAGATCACAG TGTTTAATAACCTCATGGTCCAGGGGAAGAAGACGGCGTTGGAGAAGATGGGGGAGGTGGTGGACGTCTTGAAGAAGGGGGGGTCGGGCTCAGACCGGGTGCAGCAGCTTGCTGCTGTGCTCTTCATCAccagactgatggaggagagaggagtccaGGAGAAAAACTACATGAGGAGCGAATCTGCTCAGACCATACg GGACAAGGTGCTGAAGCTGCTCGTGGAACTTGTGTCGTCGTCGTGTAAAGACGTAGTGATCAGCACGCTGAGACTCATTCACCTTCTCATGCTGAAATATGAGTGGAGAGTTTCCTTCGCCACTGAGGGCGGAGTCAAAGCCATCCTGACTTGCATGCAGGGGTTCTCGTCGGTCACACATGTTCAGCAGCTGGCGCTCGCG ACTCTGAAGGTGATCACTGGAGCCAGTAAACACGACCTCCGCAGCGTGGGCAGTGGTCTTCCTCTCTCCGAGTCAGGCACTCAAATGATGTTGGAGATCTTTGCCAGCATCGGCTCAGCCACGCCCGAAGGCTCCCAAGGGCTGCTGGGAGCCATCCCCTCCGCCATCGACCTCATGCTCAAGACTAAAGG CTGCATGCTGTCAGTGCGTAACGGCCTGCTTGTTATCATCATGCTCATCTCCAACCATAAGAGTCTGGCGGAGCAGCTGGTAGCATGTGAAGTCACCACCGTCCTCAAGAAATGTCTGACTCTGTCCCGAGCGGAGACCATGCTCGCCATCATCGCTCTCAACCATATCTCCATGGTCCACAAACTGGAGAGCAAAG ACGATCTTGAACAGCTGGACTTTGAGCTCCAGATGTTGGTTGTGAGTCTGAAGGAACTGACAGCGACTAAAGAGGTTATTCAGACTCTGGAGCAGCTGTTGTGTGACGACGCCTCACAATTGGAGGATGAACGcactcag GTAACTCACAGTCGTGACACGTACCAGGACCTTGTTCGTCTGATGGAGCAGCACCGAGCCGACCGAGCCGTGCAGCTCTCCATCCTCAG GATCCTGAACAAGATCCTGGACAACTACCAGGAGGATGTGCTGCCGTGGCACGAGAGCATTGAGCCCTGCCTATCATCGATGACGGCATTCGTCAACGACAGAGAG GTGGTCCAGCAGTTTGTCCGCTTCCTGTACCGGCTGGCGTCCCTGAACAAAGACTACGCCGTGGTGATGTGTCGTCTGGGGATGAAAGACGCTCTGGTGAAAGCTCTGGACAAACATGGCACCAACCTGCTGCTAGTCACCGAGCTCCGTGACCTCATCTCCGACTGCGAGAAGTATGCCAGCCTCTACAAGAAGATGACCACCAGTGTCCTGGCCGGCTGTATACAG ATGGTTCTGGGTCAGATCGAGGAGCACCGCCGCAGCCATCAACCAATCAACATCCCCTTCTTCGACGTCTTCCTCAGGAACCTGTGCCAAG GGTCTAGCGTGGAGCTGAAGGAGGATAAGTGCTGGGAGAAGGTGGAGGTTTCATCCAATCACCATCGAGCTAACAAACTGACCGACAAGAACCCCAAAACATACTGGGAGTCTAACGGCTGCACAGGGTCACACTTCATCAACGTCTACATGCACAAAGGAGTCGTCATCAG GCAACTGGCCATCCTGGTGGCCAGCGAGGACTCTAGCTATATGCCGGCCCGGGTTCTGGTTCTGGGAGGAGACGACCCAACCAACATCAACACGGAGCTCAACATT gtgaACGTGACTCCTTCAGCCAGTCGCGTGGTTCTGCTGGAGAACATGACTCGCTTCTGGTCCATCATCCAGATCAGGATCAAGAGATGTCAGCAG GGCGGGATCGACACTCGGGTCCACGGGTTCGAGGTTCTGGGTCCAAAGCCCACATTCTGGCCGGTGTTTAAAGAGCAGCTGTGTTGTCGGACGTACCTGTTCTACAGCACCAAGGCTCACACCTGGTGTCAGGAAGTGATGGACGACAAGacgcagctgctgcagctcttcaacaA gCTGAACAGCGCTCTGAGACATGAGCAGATGTTTGCTGATCGTTTTCTTCCTGACGCTGAAGCGGCTGAAGCTCTGGGTCGAACCTGCTGGGAGGCGCTGATCACCCCCATCGTCCACAGCATCACACAGTCAG AATCCTCAGCGTCTAGCCCTCTGTCCTGGCTGCTCAGCGAGTACCTGGATAACACTGAGTCAGCCCGTCGCTGCAAAAGTCGGGCGGCCATCTTTAACTCCAGAGTGAGACGTCTCACACACCTGCTGGTTCACGTGGACACGAGTCAAATGGACGGCGAGGAGCTGAAACCGCCCGTCAAATCCA gTCTCAACAGAAGCAAAGAGCAGAAGA ATGGTAAAGATGGTAAAAACAAAGACGCCACCTCtgcctcgtcttcctcttcatcttcctcagcaAAACCCAAAGTGAAGAGCAGCAGTAGCATTGCAGGCATCGCCCTCTGTTGGCAGGGGGTGGTAAAGCGCCAG gTAAAGAAGTTCCTGGAGTTGAACTGCAGGCATCCCGACTTCGTGGAGCGCTACCGGACTCTGTACCTGCGGCTGAAGAACGCCATGGAGGAGCTGTTCGGGCAGCAGACGGCGTTTGTCCTCGCCCTTCGACACGGCTTCTCTGCtgcgctgctgcagctctccaTCCTCCGAGCCATGCAC GTGAGTGAGCGTTTTGCTCAGTACATCGATCAGATGATTCAGGTTGGCGGCGCGGCGTCCGGCACCGTGGCAACTCTGGAGCGGCTGCAGCAGTTTCTGGAGCCGATGCTCTTCCTGTCGGGCCTGGAGCTCGCCAACACCTTCGAACACTTCTACAG gtACTACCTGGGCGACCGGCTGCTGGCTCAGGGCAATGTTTGGTTAGAGACCGCTGTCATCAATCAGATCGGCAGCTGCTTCCCAAACCGCTTCCCTCAGCAGATGCTGAAGAACCTGAGCGAGTCGtccgagctgcagcaggagtttCACCTGTACAGGCTGCAGCAGTTCGACTGCCGACTGCAGGAGCACGACCAG ATGACACAAgagtgggaggagtcagaggatgAGGCCGATGCCCAGGttctggttctgtctcctcGTTGTTGGGCTGTGTCCTCGCTCTGCTTCCTGGACCAAccagcaaaacatttttcacCCGAACTTTGCTCCTATCTGCACCAGTTCACCCAGTTCTACACTCACA gtcAGTCCATGTATGGTCTGAGTCACTCCAAGCCTCGGCGGCTGCAGTGGACGTGGCTCGGACACGCTGAGCTGCAGCTCGGCTGCTGGACGCTGCACGTGTCCACGCTGCAGCTGTtcatcctgctgcagctcaaccagcaggag GAGGTTCAGGTGGACGCCATGCTGCACGCCACAGGTCTGTCAGCCGCCATGTTTCTGCATGCTCTGATGCCGCTCGTTAGTGAGGGAGGACCGCTGATCTGCAGCCAGCTGGACGATCCCTGCcaag gtGTGGTGAGTTTGAACCAGCAGGTGGCGTCTCGCAGCCTGGACGGCGTCCCCCAGTCGCTCCGGCTGCTGCCGGCGCAGACGTACCTGAACGTGGACGAGGACGCGGCCCGGTcgctggagaggaagaggaactaCATCTACTGCCTGATCGTTCACATCAtgaagcaggagaaggagatgcACATCGACAACCTCGTCtttaag GTTCTAGAATCGTGTCAGAAACAGGATGCGTCTCGTTCTCCGGGTGCAGGTCGGTTCAGCTGCAGCACCAGCGACGTGCTCTCCTGCATCATGCACGTCATCGCTAAAGGCTGCGTCCGCCGCAATGAGGAGAACCCGCACATCGTGGAGTTCCTCCCCGAGGACCCGTCCACTCCCAAGAAGGGTCAGGCCCAGTTCTGCTTGAGCCGCACTGACTTAAGGAAGGACACGGCCACCGCCGAACACCAAGCAAACACCCG cctggCTTCAGGTCTGCAGCCGTTTGACGATGGCGTTCTGGATGCGGTTCTGTTCTCGATGGGTCGGACGATGACTCAGGAGGAAGTGTGTCAGCTGATGCAGAGGACGGTCCAGCAG GTGTCTGGGACTCTGAGTCTGGACCTGGACCGGGCCGAGCACCTGCTGGTTCACTGTAAGTGGAACGTGGACCTGCTGGTGCAGCGCTACACCGACGACCCGGACTCCCTCATCATGGCCGCCGGAATCGAGTGCCGAAACCCTCAGCCGCCCCCGAGCCCCGCCTCCACCTGCCCCGTCTGCCTGGGcccctgcagcccccccacGGAGCTGGTCCCCTCACTGAGCTGCATGCACTACTGCTGCAAG tcGTGCTGGCAGGAGTACCTGACGGCGAGGATCGAACAGAACCTGGTGATGAACTGTAACTGTCCAATCACAGACTGCCAGGCTCAGCCCACGTCTCAGTTCTTTCTCAGCATCCTCACTGACAAAGACACCGTCGCCAAG taTGAGAAGGCCATGTTGCGGGTGTACGTGGAGTGTTGTTCTAACCTGACGTGGTGCACCAACCCTCTGGGCTGTGATCAGATTCTCTGTACGGAGAACATGGGCAGCATGGGAACCTGCTCCAAGTGCCGCTGGTCGTCCTGCTTCAGCTGCAACTTCcccgag GCTCATTATCCATCCAGCTGCAGTCACATGTCTCAGTGGATGGACGACGGAGGATTTTATGAAGGGATGAGTTCAGAGGCTCAGAGCAAACATCTCGCCAAGCTCATCTCCAAACGCTGCCCGAGCTGCCAGGCTCCGATCGAGAAGAACGAGGGCTGCCTGca tATGACGTGTGCCAAATGTAACCACGGGTTCTGCTGGCGATGTCTGAAACCAtggaaaccaacacacaaagatTACTACAACTGCTCTGCCATG GTGAGTAAAGCAGCACGTCAGGAGAAGAAGTTCCAGGATTATAATGAGAGATGCACCTTCCACCATCAGGCCAAG GACTTTGCCGTCAACTTGGAGAACAAAGTGTCGTCGATTAATGAAGCTCTGCAGATTAAGTCGCTGACCTTCGTCATCGACGCCTGTAAAGTCCTGGCTCAGGCTCGGAAG GTACTCGCCTACTCCTGCGTCTACAGTTACTACAACCAGGAGACGGAGAAGATGGATGTGATGGAGCAACAGACGGAGGCTCTGGATCTTCACACCAATGCTCTGCAGATCCTGCTGG AGGAGACGCTGCTGCAGTGCACGGACCTGGCCTCGTGTGTGCGGCTGCTGAAACCAGAACACCTGAACACCGGACTGGAACTGATCCGACGCATCCAGGAGCGGCTGCTCGCCATCCTGCAGCACTCCACCCAG GACTTCCGGGTGGGTTATCAGACGAAGAGCAGTCAGGAACTGGACTCGACTCTGGCGTCCAACCTGTCCAACCTGTCCAACCAAGGGGACGCCAACAAAGT ATCTAAGTCAGAAGCTGTAGACTcggataacaacaacaacacaggagaggaggggggcgaGGATGAGGACGACGAGTACGATGAAGAATTCGTCCCCGAGTGGCACGAGGACTACGACGAGGACGATATAGACGAGGACGACTTCTTCTCTGACGACGACGAGTCTGAGAATCTGGAACGGGACTTCAGCCCCTTCGACTGA